A stretch of the Alphaproteobacteria bacterium genome encodes the following:
- a CDS encoding TIGR01459 family HAD-type hydrolase: MPQSRAIVPLAGVADLTESFDLFLLDLWGTIHDGVSLLPHSSAVLHGLKRAGKQVILLSNAPRRAATVEAQLARMGLARTAYDHVVTSGEDLWLSLRERPDDFYAGLGNRAYFLGPERDLAMADGLAITLTDDPAAADFLMGIGLLEPLDTVEAHAEVLQAGVAAGIPLLCANPDIEVTVGGRHMLCNGALAARYAALGGAVRYHGKPTAAIYQRCRSLVRPVAEGRIIALGDGLGTDIAGANGARLASVLISSGLPARALGLAPGEVPQAGQLDRLCRAAGAWPDYVMADLIWQAS; encoded by the coding sequence ATGCCTCAGTCCAGAGCCATCGTTCCGCTTGCCGGCGTCGCCGACCTGACGGAGTCGTTTGACCTGTTCCTGCTTGATCTGTGGGGCACGATTCACGACGGCGTCAGCCTGCTTCCTCACTCCAGCGCGGTACTGCATGGGCTGAAGAGAGCGGGTAAGCAGGTTATCCTTCTGTCCAACGCGCCACGCCGCGCCGCCACCGTCGAAGCCCAACTGGCCCGCATGGGGCTGGCGCGAACGGCCTATGACCATGTGGTGACGTCGGGCGAGGATTTGTGGCTCAGCCTCAGGGAACGTCCGGACGATTTCTATGCCGGCCTCGGCAACCGGGCCTATTTCCTTGGGCCCGAGCGCGATCTGGCGATGGCCGATGGCCTCGCCATCACACTGACCGACGATCCGGCGGCGGCCGATTTTCTCATGGGCATCGGGTTGCTGGAGCCGCTGGATACAGTGGAAGCCCACGCGGAAGTCCTGCAGGCCGGTGTGGCGGCCGGTATTCCCCTGCTGTGCGCCAATCCCGATATTGAGGTGACGGTCGGTGGCCGGCACATGCTGTGTAACGGCGCGCTTGCCGCCCGCTATGCGGCGCTGGGCGGTGCCGTGCGCTACCACGGCAAGCCGACGGCGGCGATCTATCAGCGCTGCCGGTCCCTTGTCCGACCGGTGGCGGAGGGGCGGATCATCGCCCTTGGCGATGGGCTGGGGACGGATATTGCCGGGGCCAACGGCGCGCGGCTGGCCTCTGTTCTTATCAGCAGCGGCCTGCCGGCACGGGCGCTTGGGCTGGCGCCGGGCGAGGTGCCACAGGCCGGCCAGTTGGACCGGCTGTGCCGTGCGGCCGGCGCCTGGCCCGACTATGTCATGGCCGATCTTATCTGGCAGGCCAGCTGA
- the tgt gene encoding tRNA guanosine(34) transglycosylase Tgt, protein MNLNETPPGFSFQVSHSARDSRARTGRLQTPHGAIDTPAFVFCATKAAIKGVLVERLQETDTQIILSNTYHLMLQPGAAVIAGHGGLHRFTGWSGPMLTDSGGFQIFSLGHGSVADEIKGRRTGQRESLLLGIDPDGATFRSYLDGSVHRLGPEESIQVQRRLGADIILTFDECSPFHVDRAYTERSMALSHDWADRCLAELARTDGAFAPQSGSAGPQALYGIVQGGVYDELRAVSAAFVNERPFFGAAIGGCLGGNREQMMGVVDMASRRLRPERPVHLLGIGEVADVFDGVAMGIDTFDCVQPTRIARHGMALMRGVPGGRINLNNAVHRNDTRPLDPSGASAIGLRYSRAYVHHLIKAKEMIGPQILAEHNIAFMNRLMAEVRQAIRDDTLAAARQAWLGAPAGGPAASAVSA, encoded by the coding sequence ATGAATCTGAACGAAACGCCACCCGGGTTTTCCTTCCAGGTGAGCCATAGCGCACGCGACAGCCGGGCCAGAACCGGTCGGCTGCAGACGCCACATGGCGCTATCGACACTCCGGCTTTTGTCTTTTGCGCCACCAAGGCGGCGATCAAGGGTGTTCTGGTGGAACGCCTGCAGGAGACCGACACTCAGATCATCCTGTCCAACACCTATCATCTGATGCTGCAGCCGGGCGCCGCCGTTATCGCGGGCCATGGCGGGTTGCACCGCTTCACCGGCTGGTCCGGCCCGATGCTCACAGACTCCGGCGGATTTCAGATATTCTCGCTTGGCCACGGCAGCGTCGCCGACGAAATCAAGGGGCGGCGGACCGGCCAGCGGGAGTCCCTGTTGCTGGGGATCGACCCTGACGGCGCCACTTTTCGCTCCTACCTGGACGGGTCGGTTCATCGTCTGGGCCCGGAGGAGTCCATACAGGTTCAGCGTCGCCTTGGCGCCGACATCATCCTGACGTTTGACGAGTGTTCGCCCTTTCATGTGGATCGTGCCTATACGGAACGGTCCATGGCTCTGAGCCACGACTGGGCTGATCGCTGCCTGGCGGAACTGGCGCGGACCGACGGCGCATTCGCGCCGCAGAGCGGATCGGCCGGGCCGCAGGCGCTGTACGGCATTGTGCAGGGCGGTGTTTACGATGAACTGCGGGCGGTCAGCGCCGCCTTTGTTAATGAGCGGCCGTTCTTCGGCGCCGCCATCGGCGGCTGCCTTGGCGGCAACCGCGAGCAGATGATGGGGGTGGTGGATATGGCCAGCCGCCGGTTGCGTCCGGAACGACCGGTTCACCTGTTGGGTATCGGCGAGGTCGCGGATGTCTTTGATGGGGTGGCCATGGGGATCGACACGTTCGATTGTGTTCAGCCGACGCGCATCGCCCGCCACGGTATGGCGCTGATGCGTGGCGTGCCTGGCGGCCGGATCAATCTGAACAATGCGGTCCATCGCAATGACACCCGGCCGCTCGACCCAAGCGGCGCCAGCGCAATTGGCCTGCGCTATTCGCGCGCCTATGTGCACCACCTGATCAAGGCGAAGGAGATGATTGGCCCGCAGATTCTGGCCGAGCACAACATTGCGTTTATGAACCGGTTGATGGCGGAGGTCCGACAGGCCATCCGCGACGACACCCTGGCCGCAGCACGGCAGGCCTGGCTGGGCGCCCCGGCCGGCGGCCCTGCGGCGAGCGCTGTTTCGGCCTAG
- the rpmB gene encoding 50S ribosomal protein L28, translating into MGRRCDITGKGVLVGNNVSHAHNKTRRRFLPNLQSRRLLSDALGTGIKLRVSSNGLRTVEKKGGLDAFLLNTADRNLTETALRLKRRVRHAIEARGQTAG; encoded by the coding sequence ATGGGGCGACGCTGCGACATTACCGGCAAGGGTGTGCTGGTCGGCAATAATGTGAGCCATGCGCACAACAAGACGCGCCGCCGGTTCCTGCCCAACCTGCAGTCACGCCGCCTGCTGAGCGACGCGCTGGGTACCGGCATCAAGCTGCGGGTCTCCAGCAACGGGTTGCGCACGGTGGAGAAGAAAGGCGGGCTCGACGCCTTCCTGCTCAATACAGCCGACCGCAATCTGACCGAGACGGCGTTGCGCCTCAAGCGGCGGGTTCGGCACGCCATAGAGGCGCGCGGGCAGACAGCGGGCTGA
- the cobS gene encoding cobaltochelatase subunit CobS, protein MAEAKAIQSQDIETIDLPDTTVSIRDVFGIDSDMEIPAFSRRTEFVPAIDDAYRFDRNTTLAIAAGFAFNRRVMIQGYHGTGKSTHIEQVAARLNWPCIRINLDSHISRIDLIGKDAIVLRDGKQVTEFREGILPWALQHPVALAFDEYDAGRADVMFVIQRVLEVEGKLTLLDQTKVIHPHPAFRLFATANTIGLGDTTGLYHGTQQINQGQMDRWSIVATLNYLPHDEEVEIVLANTPAYDSKEGRETISAMVALADLTRAGFVNGDISTVMSPRTVITWAENAQIFNDLPFAFRLTFLNKCDEMERATVAEYYQRCFGTDLPDAGVGPQLG, encoded by the coding sequence ATGGCCGAAGCCAAAGCAATACAGTCCCAGGACATTGAGACGATTGACCTGCCGGATACCACTGTGTCGATCCGCGACGTGTTCGGGATCGACTCCGATATGGAGATTCCGGCGTTCAGCCGCCGCACGGAGTTCGTTCCCGCGATCGATGACGCCTATCGCTTTGACCGCAACACCACACTGGCGATCGCCGCGGGCTTCGCGTTCAACCGCCGGGTCATGATCCAGGGCTATCATGGCACCGGCAAATCCACCCACATCGAACAGGTGGCGGCTCGCCTCAACTGGCCTTGCATCCGCATCAACCTCGACAGCCATATCAGTCGTATCGACCTGATCGGCAAGGACGCCATAGTCCTGCGCGATGGCAAGCAGGTGACGGAGTTTCGTGAAGGCATTCTGCCCTGGGCGCTACAGCACCCGGTGGCGCTGGCCTTCGACGAATATGACGCCGGCCGGGCCGATGTCATGTTCGTCATCCAGCGGGTGCTGGAAGTAGAAGGGAAACTGACCCTGCTGGACCAGACCAAGGTCATTCACCCGCACCCGGCGTTTCGCCTGTTTGCGACGGCGAACACCATCGGTCTTGGCGATACCACCGGCCTCTATCACGGGACCCAGCAGATCAACCAGGGCCAGATGGACCGCTGGAGCATTGTCGCCACACTCAACTACCTGCCGCACGATGAAGAGGTGGAGATCGTTCTGGCCAATACGCCGGCCTATGACTCCAAGGAAGGGCGCGAGACTATATCCGCCATGGTGGCTCTGGCCGATCTCACCCGCGCCGGCTTCGTCAACGGCGACATTTCCACGGTCATGAGCCCACGAACCGTGATCACGTGGGCGGAGAACGCACAGATCTTCAACGACCTGCCCTTCGCTTTCCGCCTGACCTTCCTCAATAAATGTGACGAAATGGAGCGGGCGACTGTCGCCGAGTATTATCAGCGCTGCTTCGGAACCGACCTGCCGGACGCCGGGGTCGGTCCGCAGTTGGGCTAG
- a CDS encoding BolA family protein, with translation MTRKERLTQCLTAAFQPEALVVEDQSALHAGHVGARPEGETHYHVRMVAAAFAGLSRVARHRQVMEAVAAEFSAGLHALSLELAAPAAVDADQMKNNC, from the coding sequence ATGACACGTAAGGAACGGCTGACCCAATGTCTGACGGCGGCGTTCCAGCCCGAGGCCCTGGTGGTTGAGGATCAGTCCGCCCTGCATGCCGGCCATGTCGGGGCGCGGCCGGAGGGCGAAACCCACTACCATGTGCGGATGGTCGCGGCGGCCTTTGCCGGCCTGTCACGGGTGGCCCGTCACCGCCAGGTGATGGAGGCGGTGGCGGCGGAGTTCAGTGCGGGCCTGCACGCCCTGAGTCTGGAACTGGCAGCGCCGGCGGCGGTGGATGCGGATCAGATGAAAAACAACTGTTGA
- a CDS encoding DMT family transporter, translating to MPADLIPGQPGNGSAWAMLATLIIVWGVNWPVMKIGLGHIDPFAFAWFRMAAGCFCLFAVLAMQGRLGWFDRRDLPVILSVGLLQMFGFMAIANVALVELAAGRAAILGYSTPLWVGPIAMLALGEHLGRRRIAGLAVGLGGLAVLFNPLTFDWSNRAGLIGNGLMLLAAFNWAIVIVHIRVHRWRQSVLQVAPWQMLVALIVLTPIVLLYEGVPTIAWNSELLWVLLYNGPIATAFAFWLNTSVNRRLPATTFSVSALAIPAVGLASSALALHEPVPLSQLAGFALIGVGIILVVRAGPRRPA from the coding sequence GTGCCTGCCGACCTCATACCCGGCCAGCCCGGCAACGGGTCTGCCTGGGCCATGCTGGCCACGCTCATCATCGTCTGGGGCGTCAACTGGCCGGTAATGAAGATCGGCCTCGGGCATATCGACCCCTTCGCCTTCGCCTGGTTCCGCATGGCCGCCGGGTGCTTTTGCCTGTTCGCCGTCCTCGCCATGCAGGGCCGGCTCGGCTGGTTTGACCGGCGTGACCTGCCGGTCATTCTGTCTGTTGGATTGCTGCAGATGTTCGGCTTTATGGCTATTGCCAATGTGGCGCTGGTCGAACTGGCCGCCGGCCGTGCCGCCATCCTCGGCTACTCGACACCGTTATGGGTCGGACCCATCGCCATGCTGGCCCTGGGCGAACATCTTGGCCGTCGCCGTATCGCCGGCCTGGCGGTTGGTCTGGGCGGGCTGGCTGTACTGTTCAATCCGCTGACCTTCGACTGGTCCAACCGGGCGGGCCTCATCGGCAACGGGCTGATGCTTCTGGCCGCCTTCAACTGGGCCATCGTCATCGTTCATATCCGGGTCCATCGCTGGCGCCAAAGCGTACTGCAGGTGGCGCCCTGGCAGATGCTGGTGGCACTCATCGTTCTGACGCCGATTGTCCTGCTGTATGAAGGCGTGCCAACGATTGCCTGGAACAGCGAGCTGCTCTGGGTTCTGCTGTATAACGGACCCATCGCCACCGCCTTCGCCTTCTGGCTCAATACGTCGGTCAACCGCCGCCTGCCAGCGACGACCTTCTCCGTCTCGGCCCTGGCCATTCCGGCCGTGGGCCTGGCCAGCAGTGCGTTGGCCCTGCACGAGCCCGTGCCGCTGTCGCAACTGGCCGGCTTTGCCCTGATCGGCGTCGGGATCATCCTGGTGGTGCGGGCCGGGCCACGGCGTCCTGCCTGA
- a CDS encoding EAL domain-containing protein produces MPLIHFVIALSYAGLSVLLAFILPSVVPGLSALGGVVVAALVLTASVIGHGLVAGFVITRTLAGQVRGLGDGQAAIRQELAEARGEAGRIHKALEGAGHGATARQRLDEMTAEVRVLQSLVDQLSEHQAANDHGRRRGFGIGAEALAATGTDGQAPAAAVTSRLSMPLVAQNLDDAAILDAVREGLRTNQVDLFLQPIVSLPQRKRRAYECYSRIRISDSEMVVPEQYLALAEREGLVTAIDNMLLFRCVQLVRKAKQENYDYQFFCNISSSTLADTQFLRDFIAFMGQNAELAASLLFEFSQKDLGSATAEMVAALRQLAGWGFRFSMDHVDGLDLDFRLLRDNNVRFVKLPAEHVLSAMAEDGPGQGFRLFKRALDGFGVDLIVDHIEEESDLVELLDLNIDYGQGFLFGEPRLSRNG; encoded by the coding sequence GTGCCGCTGATCCACTTTGTCATTGCGCTGAGCTATGCCGGGCTGTCGGTTCTGCTGGCCTTCATCCTGCCGAGCGTAGTGCCGGGCCTGTCGGCCCTTGGCGGCGTCGTCGTGGCGGCGCTGGTCCTGACTGCATCGGTCATCGGCCATGGCCTGGTCGCCGGCTTCGTGATTACGCGTACCCTTGCCGGACAGGTCCGCGGTCTGGGTGACGGGCAGGCGGCAATCCGTCAGGAGCTGGCCGAGGCGCGTGGCGAAGCGGGTCGTATTCACAAGGCCCTGGAAGGCGCCGGCCATGGCGCAACGGCCCGTCAGCGGCTGGATGAAATGACAGCCGAGGTACGGGTGTTGCAGTCCCTTGTGGACCAGTTGTCGGAGCATCAGGCGGCGAACGACCACGGCCGGCGGCGTGGATTCGGCATTGGCGCGGAAGCTCTGGCCGCGACCGGCACTGACGGTCAGGCGCCGGCTGCCGCCGTGACCAGCCGTCTGTCCATGCCGCTTGTGGCGCAGAATCTGGACGACGCGGCGATTCTGGATGCGGTGCGCGAGGGTCTGCGGACCAACCAGGTGGATTTGTTCCTGCAGCCCATCGTCAGCCTGCCGCAGCGCAAGCGACGGGCCTATGAGTGCTATTCCCGCATTCGCATCAGCGACAGCGAGATGGTGGTGCCTGAGCAGTATCTGGCCCTGGCCGAGCGCGAAGGTCTGGTCACCGCCATCGACAACATGCTGCTGTTTCGCTGTGTCCAACTGGTGCGCAAAGCCAAGCAGGAGAATTACGACTATCAGTTCTTCTGCAACATCTCGTCCTCCACTCTGGCCGACACCCAGTTCCTGCGCGATTTTATCGCGTTCATGGGACAGAACGCCGAGCTGGCGGCCAGCCTGTTGTTCGAGTTCAGCCAGAAGGACCTGGGGTCGGCGACGGCGGAAATGGTGGCCGCCCTGCGCCAACTGGCTGGCTGGGGTTTCCGCTTTTCAATGGATCATGTGGATGGACTTGATCTGGATTTCCGGCTGCTGCGCGACAACAACGTGCGCTTTGTCAAACTGCCGGCCGAGCATGTGCTGTCGGCCATGGCGGAGGACGGACCGGGTCAGGGTTTCCGGCTGTTCAAGCGTGCGCTTGACGGGTTTGGCGTCGATCTGATCGTTGATCATATCGAAGAAGAGAGCGACCTGGTGGAGCTGCTCGATCTCAATATTGACTATGGTCAGGGTTTTCTGTTCGGCGAGCCGCGCCTGAGCCGCAACGGCTGA
- the cobT gene encoding cobaltochelatase subunit CobT, whose product MGRYEDALEQFRQVTAATIRAISEKPDINVTFTTEPASQAGTQVRLPIPARGLHADDVAAVRGDADSLSLKLRYHDVARHARHLPPGQLAAATFTALETARCDAMGARRMTGVQQNLDAALAEKSRSRGWSRLTDKDEAPLDQVVALLAREALSGQPLPDPAQPMVDLWRSELTPKLARHFAELREAMTSQQAFSHAALHLLAELGLIEEPPPADQDSENDEQEDENDGGSDQAEPEGQSDKTTEDGADSSMAGEPEELDTDEAMDPSGDEQDMEQPAGSDEDAPEQPGRRWNSPDNDRLTPAEYHAFTAEFDEEVNAVDLCDSEELTRLRMHLDQQLAHMQGVIGRLANRLQRRLLAIQSRAWEFDMEEGMLDAARLARIVANPVMPLSYKQEKETEFRDTVVTLLLDNSGSMRGRPITVAAMSADILARTLERCGVKVEVLGFTTRAWKGGQARERWLADGKPPNPGRLNDLRHIIYKSADAPWRRARRNLGLMLREGLLKENIDGEALLWAHDRLLARAEERRILMVISDGAPVDDSTLSVNPGNYLEGHLRDVIRWIETMSPVQLVAIGIGHDVTRYYQRAVTIFDAEQLGGTMMDKLAELFDESTPKRGRMN is encoded by the coding sequence ATGGGACGGTACGAGGACGCGCTGGAGCAGTTCCGCCAGGTCACGGCGGCGACGATTCGCGCCATCAGCGAAAAGCCGGACATCAATGTCACCTTTACCACCGAGCCGGCGTCGCAGGCCGGCACACAAGTGCGCCTGCCGATACCGGCCCGCGGTCTGCACGCGGACGATGTAGCGGCGGTACGCGGTGATGCGGATTCCCTGTCGCTGAAATTGCGCTACCACGACGTCGCCAGACACGCCCGCCACTTGCCGCCGGGCCAACTGGCGGCGGCCACCTTCACGGCCCTGGAAACCGCCCGCTGTGACGCCATGGGCGCGCGGCGAATGACCGGTGTGCAGCAGAATCTGGACGCCGCCCTGGCCGAGAAAAGCCGCAGCCGCGGCTGGTCACGCCTGACCGACAAGGACGAGGCGCCGCTCGATCAAGTGGTCGCCCTGCTGGCCCGTGAGGCGCTCAGCGGCCAGCCCCTGCCCGATCCGGCGCAGCCCATGGTTGACCTGTGGCGGTCTGAGCTGACGCCGAAGCTTGCCCGTCATTTTGCCGAACTGCGCGAGGCCATGACCAGTCAGCAGGCCTTTTCCCATGCCGCCCTTCATCTGCTGGCGGAGCTCGGCCTGATTGAGGAACCGCCGCCGGCCGATCAGGACTCGGAGAACGACGAGCAGGAAGACGAGAATGACGGTGGTAGCGATCAGGCGGAGCCGGAGGGTCAGAGTGACAAGACCACCGAGGACGGCGCCGACTCGTCCATGGCTGGTGAGCCGGAGGAGCTGGATACCGACGAGGCCATGGATCCGTCCGGCGACGAGCAGGACATGGAGCAGCCGGCGGGCTCCGACGAAGATGCACCGGAGCAACCCGGGCGGCGCTGGAACTCCCCGGACAATGACCGGCTGACACCCGCCGAGTATCACGCCTTTACGGCGGAATTCGACGAGGAGGTTAATGCGGTTGACCTGTGTGACAGCGAGGAGCTGACCCGTCTGCGCATGCATCTGGATCAGCAACTGGCGCACATGCAGGGCGTGATCGGCCGCCTGGCCAACCGCCTGCAGCGTCGTCTGCTGGCCATCCAGTCGCGGGCGTGGGAGTTCGACATGGAGGAAGGCATGCTCGATGCGGCGCGTCTTGCCCGCATCGTCGCCAATCCGGTCATGCCTTTGTCCTACAAACAGGAAAAAGAAACAGAGTTCCGCGACACCGTTGTCACCCTGTTGCTGGACAATTCCGGTTCCATGCGTGGTCGGCCGATCACGGTCGCCGCCATGAGCGCCGACATCCTGGCCCGCACCCTGGAACGCTGCGGGGTCAAGGTGGAAGTGCTGGGGTTCACCACCCGGGCGTGGAAGGGCGGTCAGGCGCGCGAACGCTGGCTGGCCGACGGTAAGCCACCGAACCCCGGGCGCCTCAACGATCTGCGCCACATCATCTACAAATCAGCCGACGCGCCGTGGCGGCGGGCCCGGCGCAATCTTGGCCTGATGCTGCGTGAAGGGCTGCTCAAGGAAAATATCGACGGCGAGGCTCTGCTGTGGGCCCACGATCGGCTGCTGGCGCGCGCCGAGGAGAGGCGTATCCTGATGGTGATTTCTGATGGCGCGCCGGTGGATGACTCGACCCTCTCCGTCAATCCCGGGAACTACCTGGAAGGCCATCTGCGCGACGTCATTCGCTGGATCGAGACCATGTCGCCGGTGCAACTGGTGGCCATCGGTATCGGCCATGATGTGACGCGCTACTATCAGCGGGCGGTCACTATCTTTGACGCCGAGCAACTGGGCGGCACCATGATGGACAAGCTGGCCGAACTCTTCGACGAGTCGACCCCCAAGCGCGGCCGCATGAACTAG
- a CDS encoding ribbon-helix-helix domain-containing protein, whose protein sequence is MAAESLTDHHFERADPWPGRPSGVRANPPLLRNVRIRGRRTSVRLEREFWQALDSLAMREGHSLNHIVGLVEGRRGRMPRTTALRVFVLTYFQHRAEQGDRPPPATTRADVSRQGDQANRSVA, encoded by the coding sequence ATGGCTGCGGAATCATTGACCGACCACCACTTTGAGAGAGCTGACCCGTGGCCTGGCCGCCCGTCCGGTGTCCGGGCGAACCCGCCCTTGCTGCGCAATGTGCGCATTCGCGGCCGCCGCACATCGGTTCGCCTGGAGAGAGAGTTCTGGCAGGCGCTGGACAGTCTGGCCATGCGCGAAGGCCATTCACTCAACCACATCGTCGGGCTGGTGGAAGGTCGGCGTGGCCGCATGCCGCGAACCACCGCGCTGCGCGTTTTTGTCCTGACCTATTTCCAGCACCGGGCGGAACAGGGCGACCGGCCGCCGCCGGCGACGACTCGTGCTGACGTCAGCCGACAGGGCGATCAGGCAAACCGTTCAGTGGCCTGA
- a CDS encoding quinone-dependent dihydroorotate dehydrogenase has product MTLSACIARALRLLPPETGHGVGLWALGLAGRLPGGGPIADPRLRQSLWGLDFANPVGLAAGFDKDGRAMAGALRLGFGFVEIGSVTPLPQPGNPRPRLFRLRHERAVINRMGFNSAGRAVVRRRLQAWRTRRAEAGRSGGPLGVNLGKNKDSPDAATDYAAGARALGPLADYLVINVSSPNTPGLRDLQAADELARILDAVRRELNGMRAETGRPPPALLVKVAPDLSPESRRAIARLVMTSPVMGLIVTNTTISRPAGVASALAQEAGGLSGRPLFDLSTAVLADFYDLTEGRLPLIGTGGIASGADAYAKIRAGASLVQLYSALVFDGPGLVRQIILDLSARLAADGFSHVSQAIGADHRDP; this is encoded by the coding sequence ATGACCCTGTCCGCCTGTATCGCCCGCGCCCTTCGCCTGCTGCCACCAGAGACCGGCCATGGCGTTGGTCTGTGGGCGCTGGGGCTGGCCGGCCGCCTGCCGGGCGGCGGGCCCATCGCCGACCCGCGCCTGCGGCAGAGCCTGTGGGGCCTGGACTTTGCCAACCCGGTCGGCCTCGCCGCCGGCTTCGACAAGGACGGCCGGGCCATGGCCGGCGCCCTTCGCCTGGGGTTCGGCTTCGTCGAGATCGGCAGCGTCACGCCCTTGCCGCAACCGGGTAACCCCCGGCCCCGGCTGTTCCGCCTGCGCCATGAGCGCGCGGTTATCAATCGCATGGGATTCAACAGCGCCGGCCGTGCGGTGGTGCGCCGCCGGTTGCAGGCCTGGCGTACGCGCCGGGCAGAAGCCGGCCGGTCAGGCGGGCCGCTGGGAGTCAATCTCGGCAAGAACAAGGACAGTCCCGACGCGGCAACCGACTATGCGGCGGGCGCGCGGGCGCTGGGTCCGTTGGCCGACTATCTGGTAATCAACGTGTCGTCGCCCAATACGCCGGGGTTGCGTGACCTGCAGGCGGCGGACGAACTGGCCCGCATCCTCGACGCGGTGCGCCGTGAACTGAATGGCATGCGGGCGGAGACGGGACGACCACCGCCGGCCCTGCTGGTCAAGGTGGCGCCGGATCTCAGCCCCGAGTCACGTCGCGCCATCGCCCGGCTGGTCATGACATCGCCGGTCATGGGACTGATTGTCACCAACACGACGATTAGCCGGCCGGCCGGTGTGGCAAGCGCCTTGGCACAAGAGGCCGGAGGGCTCAGCGGACGGCCGCTGTTCGACCTGTCCACCGCCGTGCTGGCCGACTTCTATGATCTGACCGAAGGCCGCTTACCGCTGATCGGGACCGGCGGCATCGCATCAGGCGCCGACGCCTATGCCAAGATCAGGGCCGGCGCCAGCCTGGTGCAGCTCTATTCGGCTCTGGTGTTTGACGGGCCGGGGCTGGTCCGGCAGATCATCCTTGATCTGTCGGCACGGCTGGCCGCGGATGGATTCAGCCATGTAAGCCAGGCCATCGGCGCCGACCATCGCGATCCCTGA
- a CDS encoding J domain-containing protein yields MARSNPEVLRRPTRTPGDEAALRLCDRPGCDQAGVHRAPKDRNRLADYYFFCFDHAQAYNRAWDYCAGLDETEIEAMIRRSATWDRPTWPLGGDGRKAAARQAAWRRMSDPFDVLGGAASGATDGETAANTWGDAPPRDLPRGVAEGLATLDLDHRVTADEVKRRYKALVKRLHPDVNGGDRDGEEKFKTVNAAYRAVMIWLGAAPGRP; encoded by the coding sequence ATGGCACGTTCGAATCCTGAAGTCCTGCGCCGGCCGACCCGGACGCCCGGCGACGAGGCCGCGTTGCGCCTGTGCGACCGCCCCGGGTGCGACCAGGCTGGCGTGCACCGGGCGCCAAAGGACCGCAACCGGCTGGCCGACTACTACTTTTTCTGCTTCGACCACGCCCAGGCCTATAACCGGGCATGGGACTATTGCGCCGGCCTCGACGAGACGGAAATCGAGGCCATGATCCGGCGCAGCGCCACCTGGGACCGGCCTACATGGCCGCTGGGCGGGGACGGACGCAAGGCGGCGGCCCGCCAGGCCGCGTGGCGGCGTATGTCCGACCCGTTCGACGTGCTGGGCGGTGCCGCTTCGGGTGCGACTGACGGCGAGACGGCGGCAAACACCTGGGGCGATGCGCCGCCACGCGACCTGCCGCGCGGTGTGGCCGAAGGCCTGGCCACCCTCGATCTTGACCATCGTGTGACGGCGGATGAGGTCAAGCGACGCTATAAGGCCCTGGTCAAGCGTTTGCACCCCGATGTCAACGGCGGCGACAGGGACGGCGAGGAAAAGTTCAAGACCGTCAATGCCGCCTACCGTGCCGTCATGATATGGCTGGGCGCCGCGCCTGGCCGCCCGTAA